One region of Zingiber officinale cultivar Zhangliang chromosome 7B, Zo_v1.1, whole genome shotgun sequence genomic DNA includes:
- the LOC122004233 gene encoding agamous-like MADS-box protein AGL19 has protein sequence MARKKVTLGWIAHDATRRTTFKKRKQSLLKKVSELATLCAIDACAVVYGPEDEAPEAWPSPAETARVAARFRAVPESDQNRKKTDQEGFLRQRAAKLREQLSRQDRGNRELEASLLMHEMLSGGGWRMCDVGIEQAAELVRLAEIKLALVRNRVEREKARTAVEPPRQAVEQVVGMAVGPSIEFVKTPWQAAEQVVDMAEDPWIGFVLPPLQAVEQAVGTVETVAEDETLNWLVEALSAGEIAPFADVGEQEARALSCIDQEPWDVGALSCIDQEPCIDQEPWDVGALSCIDQEPCIDQEPWDVGRQEDMALCCISEEAVDPWMGFVEKMFGAVPLSCFEPESVEQDHPPWQAPLVLFNSHFDC, from the coding sequence ATGGCGAGGAAGAAGGTTACGCTCGGGTGGATCGCGCACGACGCCACGCGCCGCACCACCTTCAAGAAACGGAAGCAGAGTCTACTCAAGAAGGTGAGCGAGCTCGCCACCCTCTGCGCCATCGACGCCTGTGCCGTCGTCTACGGACCGGAGGATGAGGCGCCGGAGGCGTGGCCTTCGCCTGCGGAGACGGCGCGCGTGGCGGCGCGGTTCAGGGCGGTGCCGGAATCGGATCAGAATCGCAAGAAGACGGACCAGGAAGGGTTCCTCCGCCAGCGGGCGGCCAAGCTGCGGGAGCAGCTCAGCCGGCAGGATCGCGGCAACAGGGAGCTGGAGGCGAGCCTGCTCATGCACGAAATGCTGTCCGGCGGCGGATGGAGGATGTGCGACGTGGGCATCGAGCAGGCCGCGGAGCTCGTGCGGTTGGCGGAGATAAAGCTGGCGCTGGTGCGCAACAGGGTCGAGAGGGAGAAGGCGAGGACCGCGGTGGAGCCGCCTCGGCAGGCGGTCGAACAGGTGGTGGGCATGGCGGTGGGTCCATCGATAGAATTTGTGAAGACGCCGTGGCAGGCGGCCGAACAGGTGGTGGACATGGCGGAGGATCCATGGATAGGATTTGTGTTGCCGCCGCTGCAGGCGGTCGAACAGGCGGTAGGCACGGTGGAGACAGTGGCGGAGGACGAAACCCTAAACTGGCTCGTGGAGGCCTTGAGCGCCGGCGAAATTGCACCGTTCGCCGACGTCGGGGAACAAGAAGCCAGGGCATTAAGCTGCATTGATCAGGAGCCGTGGGATGTTGGGGCATTAAGCTGCATTGATCAGGAGCCGTGCATTGATCAGGAGCCGTGGGATGTTGGGGCATTAAGCTGCATTGATCAGGAGCCGTGCATTGATCAGGAGCCGTGGGATGTTGGCCGACAAGAAGACATGGCTTTATGCTGCATTTCTGAGGAGGCCGTGGATCCATGGATGGGATTCGTGGAGAAAATGTTTGGCGCCGTGCCATTGTCTTGCTTTGAGCCCGAGTCAGTGGAGCAGGATCACCCTCCGTGGCAAGCTCCGTTGGTCCTCTTCAACAGCCACTTCGACTGCTGA
- the LOC122005488 gene encoding plastidal glycolate/glycerate translocator 1, chloroplastic-like, producing the protein MAAAAATATSPTPIATFPTLSLPRRSQSAFDKRPTLTASRSTAFSRASPSPAPRSDIRSLRPLSPLVSRSFLNWQEDAEARRLPALRSAGTDSDALGSLAFPGALRILHLALSLGIILTADKLLKKAFVAASIKFPSALFGMFCVFSVLTALDYAAPSAAKGVMDFFEPATTFIQRWLPLFYVPSLVVLPLAVRDVPAASGLKIFVILVGGWLASLSVAGQTAITVRKLVKTEMIPAEPMPKASPFSNVELWTWASIFLSTFVLAYVNPTALGTSARTCLPFLLAATVLGYMVGSGLPFNVKKVFHPIICCALSADLAAVTYGYFSKSSLDAVLADYLTKMSSNPGAGDILMGFLGSVIISFAFSMFKQRKLVKRHAAEIFSSVIFATIFSLYSTAIIGRLVGLEPNLTISILPRCITVALALSIVSFFEGANPSLTAAAVVLTGVVGANFVQTVMDKLRLDDPIARGIATASSAHGLGTAALSAKEPEALPFCAIAYALTGICGSLICSVPIVRQSLLFIVG; encoded by the exons ATGGCAGCAGCAGCAGCCACTGCCACCTCTCCAACTCCCATCGCAACCTTTCCGACGCTCTCGCTTCCTCGCCGCTCCCAATCGGCATTTGACAAACGCCCGACCCTCACGGCGTCGCGATCCACCGCATTCTCACGCGCAAGTCCTTCGCCCGCACCGAGATCCGATATCCGATCTCTCCGTCCTCTTTCTCCTCTTGTATCTCGCTCGTTCTTGAACTGGCAGGAGGACGCCGAGGCCCGTCGCTTGCCCGCGCTGAGATCCGCCGGCACCGACAGCGATGCCCTTGGATCCCTCGCCTTTCCCGGT GCCCTACGGATCCTGCATCTGGCCTTGTCCCTCGGGATAATTCTTACGGCCGATAAGCTTCTGAAGAAGGCTTTTGTCGCCGCTTCGATCAAGTTCCCGAGCGCCCTCTTCGGCATGTTCTGCGTGTTCTCGGTGCTGACGGCCTTAGATTACGCCGCTCCGTCCGCTGCGAAGGGCGTGATGGACTTCTTTGAACCGGCGACTACGTTCATTCAACGATGGCTCCCGTTGTTTTATGTTCCTTCCTTGGTGGTTTTGCCTCTTGCTGTGAGAGATGTTCCTGCGGCTTCGGGTCTCAAGATTTTTGTTATCCTTG TTGGTGGCTGGTTGGCGTCGCTTTCTGTTGCAGGTCAAACAGCAATAACTGtgagaaaacttgtaaaaacagAAATGATACCAGCTGAACCCATGCCAAAAGCCTCTCCATTTTCAAATGTTGAGCTTTGGACTTGGGCTTCTATTTTCCTTTCAACATTTGTTCTTGCTTATGTTAATCCAACAGCACTTGGTACAAGTGCAAGGACATGCCTCCCGTTCTTGCTAGCTGCAACAGTCTTGGGATACATGGTTGGTTCTGG GTTACCATTTAATGTGAAGAAGGTATTCCACCCAATTATCTGTTGTGCACTCTCTGCTGATCTGGCAGCTGTAACTTATGGATATTTCTCAAAGAGTAGCTTGGATGCTGTCCTAG CTGATTACCTTACAAAAATGTCATCAAATCCTGGAGCTGGTGATATTCTTATGGGCTTTCTTGGATCTGTTATAATTTCATTCGCCTTTTCTATGTTTAAACAAAGAAAG CTTGTCAAGAGACATGCTGCTGAGATCTTCTCATCAGTGATTTTTGCAACTATTTTCTCTCTGTACTCAACTGCAATCATAGGGCGTCTTGTTGGGCTAGAACCAAATTTAACCATTTCCATCCTACCAAGGTGTATAACAGTGGCATTAGCCTTGAGCATAGTGTCTTTCTTTGAAG GTGCAAATCCATCTCTGACTGCTGCAGCGGTAGTTCTAACTGGTGTGGTGGGAGCAAACTTTGTGCAAACTGTAATGGATAAACTCCGCCTTGATGATCCTATTGCTAGAGGAATAGCAACAGCTTCTAG TGCTCATGGATTAGGGACAGCAGCACTGTCTGCAAAGGAACCGGAGGCACTTCCGTTCTGTGCCATTGCTTATGCATTAACTGGAATCTGTGGATCATTGATTTGCTCTGTTCCAATTGTAAGACAAAGCCTTCTGTTTATAGTTGGTTGA